In Pseudomonadales bacterium, a single window of DNA contains:
- a CDS encoding TetR/AcrR family transcriptional regulator, which yields MSVHGKHLPAQERRTITVETVVELASEQNPNDITTAAIAKRMGLTQGSLFRHFANKEAILQAVMEWVAERLLARIDKAAKQAVGVVPKLEAIFMAHVGFVSAHPGVPRILFGELQRAENTAAKRMVCTLLKKYAGRLTVLMEQGKADGVIDSEVETASAVIVFIGTLQGLIMQSLLAGEVERIARDAPGVFEIYLRGIRSSL from the coding sequence ATGTCCGTTCATGGTAAACATCTTCCAGCGCAGGAGCGCCGCACCATCACTGTTGAAACCGTTGTGGAGTTGGCATCGGAGCAGAATCCAAACGATATCACCACGGCCGCCATTGCCAAACGCATGGGATTGACGCAGGGGTCGCTGTTTCGTCATTTCGCCAATAAAGAAGCTATTTTGCAGGCAGTCATGGAGTGGGTGGCTGAGCGCTTGTTGGCCAGAATAGACAAGGCGGCCAAACAGGCTGTTGGTGTGGTTCCGAAGCTGGAAGCAATATTCATGGCGCATGTCGGGTTTGTCTCAGCACATCCGGGTGTCCCCCGTATTTTGTTTGGGGAGTTGCAACGTGCCGAGAACACCGCAGCGAAACGAATGGTGTGCACTCTGCTTAAAAAATACGCTGGTCGATTAACCGTCTTGATGGAGCAGGGCAAAGCCGATGGGGTCATTGATTCAGAGGTTGAAACCGCCTCTGCGGTGATCGTATTTATCGGTACGTTGCAGGGCTTAATTATGCAGTCGCTGCTGGCTGGAGAGGTGGAGCGGATTGCTCGTGATGCGCCGGGTGTGTTTGAAATCTATCTGCGAGGGATTCGGTCCAGCCTGTGA